From Longimicrobiaceae bacterium, one genomic window encodes:
- the bshB1 gene encoding bacillithiol biosynthesis deacetylase BshB1, which produces MTEPIAPPVDLLAIAAHRDDVELLCGGTLARAAAQGHRTGILDLTAGERGTDGSAQLRGEEAEAAARVLGVAARRNAGLPDAGLENTPETRRLVAGFVRAFRPRVVILPFTSGRHPDHRVASQLAYDACFLAGLQKLDAPGEPHRPHKLLYALTYREDPVKPTFVVDVTDFMEAKMEAVRCYASQFDGKTWGGEVFPGGDRPLYDQVRMHAARYGSLIRKEYGEPFYTPETMEVEDVVALGVRSI; this is translated from the coding sequence ATGACCGAACCGATCGCGCCGCCCGTGGACCTGCTCGCCATCGCCGCCCACCGTGACGACGTGGAGCTCCTCTGCGGGGGGACGCTGGCGCGCGCGGCGGCGCAGGGACACCGCACCGGGATCCTGGACCTCACCGCGGGGGAGCGCGGCACCGATGGGAGCGCGCAGCTCCGGGGGGAGGAGGCGGAGGCGGCCGCGCGGGTGCTCGGCGTCGCCGCGCGGCGCAACGCGGGGCTCCCGGACGCGGGGCTCGAGAACACGCCGGAGACGCGCCGGCTGGTCGCCGGCTTCGTGCGCGCGTTCCGGCCGCGCGTGGTGATCCTTCCCTTCACCAGCGGGCGCCACCCGGACCACCGCGTCGCCTCGCAGCTCGCCTACGACGCCTGCTTCCTGGCGGGGCTGCAGAAGCTCGACGCGCCGGGCGAGCCGCACCGCCCGCACAAGCTGCTCTACGCGCTCACCTACCGCGAGGACCCGGTGAAGCCGACGTTCGTGGTGGACGTCACCGACTTCATGGAGGCCAAGATGGAGGCGGTGCGCTGCTACGCGTCGCAGTTCGACGGGAAGACGTGGGGCGGGGAGGTGTTCCCCGGCGGGGATCGCCCGCTCTACGACCAGGTGCGGATGCACGCGGCCCGCTACGGGTCGCTGATCCGGAAGGAGTACGGGGAGCCGTTCTACACCCCCGAGACCATGGAGGTGGAGGACGTGGTGGCCCTGGGGGTGCGGAGCATCTGA